DNA sequence from the Acanthochromis polyacanthus isolate Apoly-LR-REF ecotype Palm Island chromosome 5, KAUST_Apoly_ChrSc, whole genome shotgun sequence genome:
ATGAAACCTTATTTACAAATATGAACCACATAAACACAATATAAAAGACTTAAATCTTCGATAGTTTGAGATATTTTCAACCAAACAtggcctcaaatttcaatgtgcaaaaaaaaacaacctaaaagttgataaactttatttgtttttcgaTCAATTACCCCAGAAAGTACATCAGCATTCAAATTCTCAGCGATCATTTTGAATATCCAGATAATTATAAAGTTTCAAACAGATCTGAGCCAGTGGAGCAGAAAGCCCCTGAGGATCTGAGATGGAAAAACCCGTCACCTTCATCTGCAGCCTCAGTTTTAAAGAAAGAGGTTACttgttcagacaaaaaaaaacaaccaaaaaaaccaAGCCAATATCGAGTTCACATGCTCGTTTTTAGCTCGTTGCTGCTCACTGACTCATTTTGTTTCCTGAAAAAGTTTCCGTCTGCCAACAAAAGACTTAACAGGACATTTTGCTCTGTATTTGAGTGAAAACAAGAACACGTGTTATAAACGTTATTACATCTGGTAGCACCTCAGAGTCTGTCATTCGGTGGTACAAAAGTCTTCCACCCCCTTTTTAGTTAATGTGGAGGAGATGCACTTCCACACAAACTGTCTTAACAAATTTGCAGTTACCAAAGCTGACTGGCCCCCATAAACAAACACGTTTATAAAACCACCTGTTCAATGCACACATGACCATTGTATCTCTAAACCCATTTGTGACCCAGTTATACATCATGTTTACCAGTTTCCAACAGATTATTCTTTCAGTTCTAATAGTTCACACAGGCCAGACCACAACCTGGACTTCATGTTTGTAAGCTGCATCTTATCATGGCTTTGTCTTACTAATGAACGGGTCAGACTCCTAGgtgtttaagaaaaaaaaatctgttactAAATATATTTGCTGCCTTCATTTCCTGTCAAAATATGATCTGAGAACAATAAGATTTGACACAAATGAGAACACGAAACAAACTGTAATTGAAAACacgtttatttcattttgtgcctctaCAGTTTATGACCTGGGTCTCTCCTTCTTGCCTTTGTAGAGCGCCAGCAGAGACACGTTGGCCACTTTGACCACCTTGAAACGAACTCCAGGAATGTCACCCACGGCATGACCTTTACGTCCGAAACCTGCCACCAGAACCTCATCGTTCTCCTGCAGGACCACAAGCAGAGAAGGGAGAGAATGTCAGGATGGACAAAGACCAACGCTTCTCTTACATGGTTACAAAAGCTAAATCACATCCAGGAGCTTTTAAGAggaagaaaacttttttttttttaaatccgaTTTATGACATGAATGACGGTGAAAAAAACCCTCTATTTCACAAAGATGTTGATGTAACTAGAACATTTTAGGACTAGTAGAACCTACAGACACCAGGTCAATGGAATTTCATACAAGCTGTGGAATACTGAGAGGATCAAACATTTTAGCAGAAGCATATGACGCTGAGAGTACAGATTCAGCTCATCTTCTCTGCTGCAGACCCTTGACATAAACATGAAGCCTAAACTGTGTTTGGCTACTTTTCATTGTTGTTTACCTCGATGAAGTTGAGGCAACCGTCATTGGGGACGAAGGCGGTGATCTTCTTGCCGTTCTTGATGAGCTGAACTCTCACACACTTCCTGATGGCAGAGTTGGGCTGCTTAGCCTCCACACCACTGCAGAGGGGAAACAACCACTGTTACACTGAACTTCAAAACAACTGACATGTACAACATCAGATTTATTTCATCTGTCCAGTAAAGGTCACTAAATGACAAATTGTAATGTTAAACAGCTTTTAGGAAGTGGAATTCAATGCCAGGACTGAGAACAAAAAGgtttaaaatgctgcaaacaAACCCTAAACTCTATGAAATATATCTAACACAATATTTCAACAGTGACAGCAGACTTTCTCTAACCAACACGACCAATACAAAACAATCCTTCCAGTAACAACAACTTAATTCAGAGGTCAACATCCAGTGGAATGACTTGAGTCAGGACCTCTGGTTAAAAAGCTTTAAAGAGACCCACATGGGCATCAGTTCTATCTGAAGCAGAGATCAAAGCCTAAAAATGATTGGCTCTCTGCTGTTGGGTCAGGATTAGTGTTGTGATATTACTTGAACTTCAGCAGGTCACAAAGTACTCACACTTTCTCGAGAACGATTCCCTTGGCGTGAGAAGCTCCTCCGAAGGGGTTAGCCTTCAGGGCAGTGCCCAAATGGGCCTTCTTGTACTGTTTATCGTGCCATTTCTGCTCACGGCGGTGATTGCGGAGCTTCCTGGCAGTACGCAGACCACGACACTTTCctgtaagaaagaaaaaataggaaataaaGTTTTCAGCCTAATGTCTTGTAGCATTCttgacaaatatttttaaatgtctacATCTCAGAACCTCGCAGTGCTGCTGCAAGTAAAAGAAATTGACTCATGACATTTGTGCAAAAActgatactttattaatcctttgcaaatgcaaaaataaagtatttctataTTCTAATGGACGCGTCCCTTCTGTGTACGCAGCACTATGGGTGATTTCATGATAGTAACTAAGTAGTGTCACCTGAGACTGATGGTACTGAATTAAGGATTTCTCATTTGGCAGCTTTGCCTTTTCTGTCCTCAcatttctttaacaaatctcTCTTGCAACTTCACTGAGAAGAGTCAAAATGCAAGCAATGCCAGTGAGGAACAGATTTAGAATTTGATCTGCATCATTATTACAGATGTCAAATGTGCACACTACTAGACTAGAAAATAACAGAGCATCACACACAGTCATTACAAACAGCACGATGAAGGAGAAATATGACTCCTAATGCCAGTATTAATATCAATGGCTAATATCAGTCTCCAGGGCTACAATGTTTAGCATATCATCATAACCATCCTGATTTAAACTCTTAAACATAAAACATGCTTGATATCAGAGTGAGTCGTTCAGATAAATCTGTACACTCCTGATACTACCAAGTAATCTGACGTTAACCCTTTCAGACCAAGATCTGACAACCCATTTCCCTCTGACTGTTAAGATACAGTGAAATGGGTAGATCTGCCCAAAACTCCTATAGTCTGACCCAAACAGACAGTTTACacaatttaacacattttagatCCACTTCTTGGCTGTGAGAAATCCAAGTTCTCAACACAAAAAAGGTCAGGAAGAAGCTCAGTTGGTCACAGAACGTTAGATATTTATCAGTTTCAACGAAAAAAAACTTGAGAAGCTCAGACAACACTAAAAACGAGTTAGAGTATCGTGTCTACAGAGCCCTAAGGCTCATCAGCTAAACTTTACAATGTTAAACAGGCACAAATATTCACCAAAGGATCGAGCTACGCGAAGGCTTAAATCATCGATTCAATAATTTAAAGTCAGACAAACGGCTGATTTAACGTCTGAGTAACCTGACTGATGATAACCACTTGGAACAAATGTGACATAGTCTCGCAAAAAACAGCCCTTCACTTTATATATCCAATTAATATTCACAAATGTTCCACAGAGCTAGCAGCGAGCGGCGCTACTGCTAGGCTAATCGGCTATACAAACACTCAATATCTAGCTGTAAAGACAGAACTGCACAAATAGTTCAACTCTAAAGCCATTTTATTAAGTTATCTGTTTAATCTGAAAACTATAAAAGTGTGGGATCAGACTTAACCGTAACAGTAAAGGacgctatgctaagctaacaccGCTAACGTGCCGCTAGCAACTCGGACATGTCATGGCCGCTCCACGTTGCGAGGAAAACGAACCACAAATACGGTCAGTTTTTAATATCTAACTCTGAGTTTTACCGACACAAACAGCCCTTAGCAGTCCGTTAACTGTTTATATACAACACCACTGAGAAAAAACAGCGCTTTGTAAAGAATTATTCAATATTTCGGATGAAGTTTGAGCCGTACCCATGATTGCAGAAGCGAGCCTGGGTTGGAAAGGAAGGACCCAGGATGCACCGCGGCAATGTC
Encoded proteins:
- the rps23 gene encoding 40S ribosomal protein S23, translated to MGKCRGLRTARKLRNHRREQKWHDKQYKKAHLGTALKANPFGGASHAKGIVLEKVGVEAKQPNSAIRKCVRVQLIKNGKKITAFVPNDGCLNFIEENDEVLVAGFGRKGHAVGDIPGVRFKVVKVANVSLLALYKGKKERPRS